Genomic segment of Benincasa hispida cultivar B227 chromosome 1, ASM972705v1, whole genome shotgun sequence:
ACGACTGCAGCTGCAGCAGGTGGTGGTAACAGTCGGCGGCGGTTGGCCGGTGCTCTGGATTCTGATCCATACACCGATTTTGAAGCTCCATTAACATCTTTGGAATCCCAATTAACCCAcaagtttttatcaaaaatccCACTCCCCACATATCCACTTTCACCCCATGCAAACCCCTTTCCATCTCCGGCGCGTGTCTTTCACTCGCCGCCGCGTACGGGTATATCTGCGGTGCTCCTACCGCCTCTTCAAACCCACATAAAATCCATTCTCCCTTTACCCTTCttgtttcatcttcttcttcattaattTCCTCATCTTGAATATCGCTTCTTTTCTTCATCACCTTGTCCCAACAAATATCTCTATGCATGAAACACAAATCATGTAATGCCACAAGCGCTTTGGTCACATTCTTTAATGCTTCAATTAATTGTTCATAGCTTGTTGGTCTCAATTTGCAAACCCTTGGCTTGAAAACCAATGCTAAATCTTTCTCTAATGATCCAATTATATACTCCGAATGTGGGATTCTTTGATCCAAGAAATCATAAATCTCTTTCACTGCCGTCCATTTTCttctacaagagaaaattttaGTGACTAAATTTGGTGTCATTTCCATTATAACACCATTTCCCATATCAGTTCTCTCAAAATCACTTGAAATTCCCAATTTCTGGCATTGCTCAGCCAACAAAGATAGAATTCCACCAATTCTATGACATGGGACTAAAGCCTTGAGTCTTTCACTAGGCGATGATAAATCTAATGAATATAAATCAGTTCGAATGATTCTATAATCTTGGCCACGACTTAAAGCACAAAATGTTACCAAATACCCTATTGCATAGTATCCCAATACATAAGGAATCTCTAAATAACTCCAAAGAAGCTTATCCACTAGAGAGTTAGAAGGGTTGAGACCATTATCTTTGATTTGATCGGTTTCTTCACCTCTCCATAAACAAAAATTTCTGATGAAACCCGTTACATTTGGCCATTCATCTTGCAAATTATCTGTGGTGGTGGAAGATGGGGAATAATTATTGGGTTTACGAATTATTTGCATTTCCATGCAACAAAACTCGGAAACAAGGCGGTTGATGCAATCATCCCAAAGGCTTATGAATGAGTCTCGACTTGAAGGGAGGCTAATACAAGGGTTGGTGCGTATGATAGGGCATATCATCTCGTTAATGAAAGATTTGCAATCTAACATTTCGGTTGTGGTTGTAAACATCACCTCTTTCCCTTGTGGTAAGTAAGCGTATACGTCTTTTCTAACGGGAAATCGATGCTCCTCCGATGGTGGGTCTTGTATGTGCCATGAGAGCTCCGTTAAGCTCGGAAGAGATGTTGGTGGGATTCGTAGACACCCGACATAGTATTCGGTTGGATCCTCATAATCCCATGAAGTATTTGCTGCATAAAAACCAAATTAGCATCCTAAAATTAGCCACATTCAACAACTATCTCTAATCAAAACTAGAACGAAACAAATTAACTCATCCTTAGTCGGTATTTAGAGCATAGCCTATCGACTTTAAGACCAACATAGCATAATTGTTGTATGTTAAGCACTTAGAAAGTCATTCCATACAGGTTCCAAGACTATGAAGTCATGGTCGTAAATTCTTATCTATGTCTTGTGATGATTTGTAAGCCCTTCATAAGAGGAATCTATATTCAAATTATGGAATTAAATAACTGAATTTAGAGGACTTACATCTTGAAGGCTCATTGGAGTGAGGAAGAGGGAGTCTATGAGGAGGAGCTGACAATTGAAAAGGATAAGGCAATGTGTTAGATCAATAAGATATGGAATCAAAGATGATTTGAAAGagtagaaaataaaaagagaataaaaatatttatgatgATGCAAACTACCAGTGGAAGTGTAAAAAGGAGAAGCAGTAGAAGGGGATTTTCTTCTGCCAAACACTTTGATTTGCTGTCCTGAAACGAATCTATCAACAGAATAGCCTTTAAGAGGACCATGGTCATAAGATTCCATTGTGCAAGCAACCATTGATTCGTCAAAAAAAGTTAGCTCTTCTGCATTTAGAAACCCACATCCTTCAACTCTAATCCTCCCTCCTGATCTAACCTCTTCACCTACTCCTTCTTCACCCCACAAACTCACTGATTCCTCCCATACCATCCGGACTTTCCCAATTCGTCGAATCTCCTTCGAACCATATGAATGACAACTCGGATTGCCACTTGCATCAACCGAAGCATAATCAACCCCAAATACTTGTTTCGCTCGACCTACATATCCAAAagtataaataaaagattaaaattaaaagttatatGCTCGAACTCCTATAATgtcatttagttaattaaatcaCTTACTCGAGAGAGGGAGGTGATGATCTCGAAAAGGAGGGGGAGGGGGGAGGTATGTAGTTAAAGGAAGAAGTGGGGTTGGTTTGTTTCTCATTTTGGAGCCCATGAATTGAGATAGCTCTTCAAAAACTTGTTCATCAAAAGAGGCAGGAAGTCTATGAAGTTTCCTCTCATAAGGTGAAAGACGAAAGTAACTTTTACCAACTAATTGCTCTCTCTCTCCTCCTCTTTCCCATTCATAAACCTTCCTAAATTCACCCAACATGTTATCCCATTTTGTTCCTGCCGTTTTAGCATCTCTATTAACCCCATGTTTTTGGAGATACTCGGCCACCTCCCTATCTTTATCCGCCCTTGTTTTTCCACTTCCTCTTCCTCCTTGACCTCCTCCTACAATCCCACCACCAATTTCATCTGATGATCCACCACCTGCATAATACAACAAAATAAACACCTATAAATCAACAATAATAATCAAAACACTTCAAATGCACAAAATCATTTCATGGGGtttaataaaaacaagttttatgACGGACCCATGTGTTGGATCTTcagaataattaaaaaagtttgaaactttAGATGAAATGAGAGAAATTTATACAAAAGGATAATTATCAAACACTTCAAAATTACAAGATCATTTGATGGGTTTTAATAAAATCATGTTTTATGACAGACCCATGTGTTGGATCTCAagtataattaaaatgtttgaaACTTCAGATGAAATGAGAgaaatttatttaagaaaaaaaaaaaaaaaggaacctAATTTAACAGTAGTTGATTTGTGCCACCTTGATATTGGACTCTCCAAGCCCTAGCTAACCACAACATCTCATTAGGTTTCCAAACTGGGCTAACATACTTTCCCTTTCTGTATTGTGGCTGATTTTGAGATTCCCCTTCTCCTTTACTCCTCGCCGGCAGTGGTGAATGAGAAGGAGATGATGTTGTATCGGAAGACGACGCAGCGGCGATAGTGGAAGTGCCAGCCGGAC
This window contains:
- the LOC120074408 gene encoding uncharacterized protein LOC120074408, with protein sequence MGEKGETTPQQQDYDSSSPKDPLDDSLETRPHGGGRHHHHLHRRHHHHHHHQHHDSSLIVATPFISTPLYLPTTTPNTTPFEAVNPKRTRYTAGQWKLLPSPTTSQPSIPVVGSDSSPSPSQRPAGTSTIAAASSSDTTSSPSHSPLPARSKGEGESQNQPQYRKGKYVSPVWKPNEMLWLARAWRVQYQGGGSSDEIGGGIVGGGQGGRGSGKTRADKDREVAEYLQKHGVNRDAKTAGTKWDNMLGEFRKVYEWERGGEREQLVGKSYFRLSPYERKLHRLPASFDEQVFEELSQFMGSKMRNKPTPLLPLTTYLPPPPPFRDHHLPLSSRAKQVFGVDYASVDASGNPSCHSYGSKEIRRIGKVRMVWEESVSLWGEEGVGEEVRSGGRIRVEGCGFLNAEELTFFDESMVACTMESYDHGPLKGYSVDRFVSGQQIKVFGRRKSPSTASPFYTSTAPPHRLPLPHSNEPSRSNTSWDYEDPTEYYVGCLRIPPTSLPSLTELSWHIQDPPSEEHRFPVRKDVYAYLPQGKEVMFTTTTEMLDCKSFINEMICPIIRTNPCISLPSSRDSFISLWDDCINRLVSEFCCMEMQIIRKPNNYSPSSTTTDNLQDEWPNVTGFIRNFCLWRGEETDQIKDNGLNPSNSLVDKLLWSYLEIPYVLGYYAIGYLVTFCALSRGQDYRIIRTDLYSLDLSSPSERLKALVPCHRIGGILSLLAEQCQKLGISSDFERTDMGNGVIMEMTPNLVTKIFSCRRKWTAVKEIYDFLDQRIPHSEYIIGSLEKDLALVFKPRVCKLRPTSYEQLIEALKNVTKALVALHDLCFMHRDICWDKVMKKRSDIQDEEINEEEDETRRVKGEWILCGFEEAVGAPQIYPYAAASERHAPEMERGLHGVKVDMWGVGFLIKTCGLIGIPKMLMELQNRCMDQNPEHRPTAADCYHHLLQLQSSLSTTTGAAGGGGGLM